From Pseudoalteromonas sp. DL-6, one genomic window encodes:
- the aat gene encoding leucyl/phenylalanyl-tRNA--protein transferase has translation MTKQLYQLATSHFAFPDPSHALDDPDGLLAIGGCLSVTRLKNAYLSGIFPWFSEHEPIMWWSPSERGIVELDDFHVSKSLQKHLKKHPVTVTINHAFEEVIEACRDQRIDTDGTWITPQMQQAYINAHHNGLAHSLEVWREGELAGGLYGIMQTGIFCGESMFHHQTNCSKLAMWALVNWLKRHNAHFIDCQLENPYLMSLGASVIPREEFLTKLNKAQCYTPAASMWQPQELIAIYE, from the coding sequence ATGACTAAACAACTCTATCAACTCGCTACGAGCCATTTTGCTTTTCCTGATCCCAGCCATGCATTAGATGATCCAGATGGTTTACTTGCCATTGGTGGATGCTTATCGGTAACGCGATTAAAAAATGCTTATTTATCTGGTATTTTTCCGTGGTTTAGTGAACACGAGCCAATTATGTGGTGGTCACCCAGTGAGCGCGGTATTGTTGAGCTTGATGACTTTCATGTTAGTAAAAGCTTACAAAAACATTTAAAAAAGCACCCGGTCACCGTAACTATTAACCATGCCTTTGAAGAAGTGATAGAAGCGTGCCGCGATCAACGCATTGATACTGATGGCACTTGGATCACCCCGCAAATGCAACAGGCGTACATTAATGCCCATCACAATGGCTTGGCCCATAGTTTAGAGGTATGGCGCGAGGGAGAGCTTGCAGGCGGCTTATATGGGATTATGCAAACAGGTATTTTTTGTGGTGAATCAATGTTTCATCATCAAACAAATTGCTCCAAACTGGCTATGTGGGCGCTGGTTAATTGGCTTAAACGCCATAATGCGCATTTTATTGATTGCCAATTAGAAAATCCTTATTTAATGTCGTTAGGTGCCAGCGTGATTCCACGTGAAGAATTTTTAACTAAACTTAATAAAGCACAGTGTTACACCCCAGCTGCCAGTATGTGGCAGCCACAGGAGCTAATCGCGATATATGAATGA
- the clpS gene encoding ATP-dependent Clp protease adapter ClpS: MKDSGVIDTVRDSEKQKLQPPRKYKVVLNNDDYTPMDFVIEILMTFFNMDSDRATDVMLQIHQQGKGICGVYSADVAHTKAEQVNRYSRDNEHPLLCSCEQE, from the coding sequence ATGAAAGATTCTGGTGTTATCGACACCGTTCGCGATAGTGAAAAGCAAAAGTTGCAGCCACCGCGAAAATATAAAGTTGTGTTAAACAACGATGATTACACGCCGATGGATTTTGTAATAGAGATCTTAATGACGTTTTTTAATATGGATAGCGATAGAGCAACTGATGTGATGCTGCAAATACATCAGCAAGGTAAGGGCATATGTGGTGTTTACAGCGCCGATGTAGCACATACCAAGGCTGAGCAAGTTAACCGCTACTCAAGGGATAACGAGCATCCACTGCTATGTAGTTGTGAGCAGGAATAA
- the clpA gene encoding ATP-dependent Clp protease ATP-binding subunit ClpA — translation MLNKDLELTLNTAFREARTRRHEFMTVEHLLLALLDNPSAGEALNACGVDVSGLKTELLEFIDETTPVIPDLEEERETQPTLGFQRVLQRAVFHVQSSGKNEVTGVNVLVAIFSEQESQAVYLLKKNDISRLDIVNFISHGIAKGDDELGDDTDDIHEEVQEVASEEASKLDSFTTNLNIQATEGNIDPLVGRDSEVERTVQVLCRRKKNNPLLVGEAGVGKTAIAEGLAYRIVNEQVPEVIADAVVYSLDMGALLAGTKYRGDFEKRFKSLLKELQAKPGSILFIDEIHTIIGAGAASGGVMDASNLIKPLLSSGQLRCMGSTTYGEYKNIFEKDRALVRRFQKIDVLEPSVEDTTKILNGLKERYEAHHGIRYTQKALKAAAELSAKYINERHLPDKAIDVIDEAGASQRLLPTSKRKKTINVADIELIVSKMARIPPQNVSSSDKETLKNLDRNLKMLVFGQDQSIDALTSAIRLSRSGLANENKPVGSFLFAGPTGVGKTEVTKQLAKCMGVEFIRFDMSEYVERHAVSRLIGAPPGYVGFEQGGLLTEAVIKNPHAVVLLDEIEKAHPDIYNILLQVMDHGTLTDNNGRKADFRNVVVVMTTNAGVQETTRKSIGFSEQDHTHDAMGEINKVFSPEFRNRLDNIIWFNHLDKEVILQVVDKFVVELQAQLDKKSVNLELTSKAREWLADKGYDKAMGARPMARVIQEDLKKQLANEILFGELISGGTVKVSVKDKKLRFDYESNLTPA, via the coding sequence ATGCTAAATAAAGACTTAGAACTAACTTTGAACACCGCGTTTCGTGAAGCGCGTACACGTCGTCATGAGTTTATGACCGTAGAGCATCTTTTACTCGCTCTACTCGACAATCCATCAGCTGGAGAAGCGCTCAATGCGTGTGGTGTTGACGTTTCTGGATTAAAAACAGAGTTACTTGAATTTATTGATGAAACCACACCGGTTATTCCCGATTTAGAAGAAGAACGCGAAACTCAACCAACACTTGGTTTTCAGCGTGTATTACAGCGCGCGGTATTTCATGTGCAATCTTCGGGCAAAAATGAAGTAACCGGCGTGAATGTGCTGGTGGCTATTTTTTCTGAACAAGAAAGCCAAGCCGTGTATTTACTTAAAAAGAATGATATTTCTCGTCTTGATATTGTTAACTTTATTTCTCATGGGATTGCCAAAGGTGACGACGAATTAGGCGATGACACCGACGATATACATGAAGAAGTTCAAGAGGTTGCCAGTGAAGAAGCGAGCAAGCTCGACAGCTTTACTACGAACCTTAATATACAGGCTACAGAGGGTAACATTGACCCGCTTGTTGGACGTGACAGTGAAGTAGAGCGCACGGTACAAGTACTGTGTCGTCGCAAAAAGAATAACCCATTACTGGTTGGTGAAGCCGGCGTAGGTAAAACCGCTATTGCTGAGGGTTTAGCCTATCGAATTGTTAACGAACAAGTGCCTGAAGTCATTGCTGATGCGGTTGTATACTCTTTAGATATGGGCGCGTTACTTGCCGGTACCAAATACCGAGGCGATTTTGAGAAGCGCTTTAAAAGCTTATTAAAAGAGCTGCAAGCTAAACCAGGCTCTATTTTATTTATTGATGAAATTCACACCATCATTGGTGCAGGTGCTGCATCAGGTGGGGTAATGGATGCCTCAAACTTAATTAAACCGCTACTTTCAAGTGGGCAATTACGTTGTATGGGTTCAACGACTTACGGCGAGTATAAGAATATTTTTGAAAAAGATCGTGCCTTGGTACGTCGCTTTCAAAAAATTGATGTGCTTGAACCTAGCGTTGAAGACACCACTAAAATTCTTAACGGCTTAAAAGAGCGTTATGAAGCACACCATGGTATTCGTTACACGCAAAAAGCGTTGAAAGCAGCCGCAGAGCTTAGTGCTAAGTATATTAATGAACGTCATTTGCCTGATAAAGCGATTGATGTGATTGATGAAGCGGGCGCAAGCCAACGTTTACTGCCTACCTCTAAACGTAAAAAAACCATTAACGTTGCTGATATCGAGTTGATTGTCTCTAAAATGGCACGTATTCCGCCACAAAATGTATCATCGTCTGATAAAGAAACGCTTAAAAACTTAGACCGGAATTTAAAAATGCTGGTGTTTGGGCAAGATCAGTCTATTGATGCATTAACTTCTGCTATTCGTTTATCTCGCTCAGGTTTAGCGAACGAGAACAAACCGGTTGGTTCATTCTTATTTGCAGGCCCAACAGGGGTAGGTAAAACAGAGGTTACCAAGCAATTAGCTAAGTGCATGGGTGTTGAGTTTATTCGTTTTGATATGTCTGAATACGTTGAGCGCCATGCGGTGAGCCGTTTAATTGGTGCGCCTCCGGGTTATGTAGGTTTTGAGCAAGGCGGCTTATTAACAGAAGCGGTGATTAAAAACCCACATGCAGTGGTATTACTGGATGAAATTGAAAAAGCGCATCCTGATATATACAACATTTTATTACAAGTTATGGATCACGGTACGCTAACTGATAACAACGGCCGTAAAGCCGACTTTAGAAATGTCGTGGTGGTGATGACTACCAATGCCGGCGTACAAGAAACCACACGTAAGTCGATTGGCTTTAGTGAGCAAGACCATACACACGATGCGATGGGTGAAATTAATAAAGTATTTTCACCTGAATTTAGAAACCGCTTAGATAACATTATTTGGTTTAATCACCTCGATAAAGAAGTTATTTTACAAGTGGTTGATAAGTTTGTTGTGGAGCTTCAAGCGCAACTGGATAAGAAGTCAGTTAACCTTGAGCTTACCTCTAAAGCACGTGAATGGTTGGCTGACAAAGGCTATGATAAAGCAATGGGCGCGCGTCCCATGGCACGTGTTATCCAAGAAGATCTTAAAAAGCAATTGGCAAACGAAATACTGTTTGGTGAGCTAATTTCTGGCGGTACGGTAAAAGTATCGGTTAAAGATAAAAAGCTGCGTTTTGATTACGAGAGTAACTTAACGCCAGCCTAA
- a CDS encoding arginyltransferase codes for MNEQLPARIGLSQPFECSYLPDRQEQLLVILDPSCYSSNKFESLLGLGFRRSGNQIYRPHCPICSACSSVRVLADEFIPTKSQKRKLNKAKNRFEVKYSQVEREQYYPLYSKYISLRHKDGSMYPPDKSQFQSFLFCSWLTITFIELWDQENLVAVAVTDCMDNAISAIYTFFDPDYEHFSLGTVMILQQLKFAKQQRKQFVYLGYQIDECDKMKYKTQFLPAQKQLNDQWVAI; via the coding sequence ATGAATGAACAACTTCCAGCTCGTATAGGCCTAAGCCAACCATTTGAATGCAGTTACTTGCCAGATCGCCAAGAGCAACTGCTGGTGATACTCGATCCAAGTTGTTATAGCAGCAATAAGTTTGAGTCGTTATTAGGATTGGGCTTTCGTCGCAGTGGTAACCAAATTTACCGTCCGCACTGCCCTATTTGCAGCGCGTGTAGTTCTGTGCGCGTTTTAGCTGATGAGTTTATCCCTACAAAATCGCAAAAACGTAAACTTAACAAAGCAAAAAACCGCTTTGAGGTAAAATATTCTCAAGTTGAACGCGAACAATACTATCCACTTTACAGTAAATACATTAGTTTACGTCATAAAGACGGTTCTATGTATCCACCTGATAAATCACAATTTCAAAGCTTTTTGTTTTGTAGCTGGTTAACCATCACCTTTATAGAGCTTTGGGATCAAGAAAACTTAGTGGCCGTTGCTGTAACTGATTGTATGGACAACGCTATTTCGGCTATTTATACATTTTTTGACCCTGACTACGAACACTTTAGTTTAGGCACTGTAATGATATTACAGCAGCTTAAATTTGCTAAACAGCAGCGCAAACAGTTTGTTTATTTAGGCTATCAAATAGATGAATGTGACAAAATGAAGTATAAAACCCAGTTTTTACCCGCCCAAAAACAGCTCAATGACCAGTGGGTGGCTATTTAA
- the cspD gene encoding cold shock domain-containing protein CspD: MACGKVKWFNNAKGFGFIVEDGCENDIFAHYSTIVMDGYKTLKAGQDVTFELQQGPKGLHATNIAPNGDIIE, translated from the coding sequence ATGGCTTGTGGTAAAGTCAAATGGTTCAACAACGCCAAAGGTTTTGGTTTCATCGTAGAAGACGGTTGCGAGAACGACATTTTTGCTCATTACTCCACTATTGTAATGGACGGATACAAGACACTTAAAGCTGGTCAAGATGTTACCTTCGAATTACAACAGGGCCCTAAAGGTCTACACGCTACTAATATAGCCCCTAACGGCGATATTATAGAGTGA
- the infA gene encoding translation initiation factor IF-1, translating into MAKEDVIEMQGTVLDTLPNTMFRVELENGHVVVAHISGKMRKNYIRILTGDKVTVEMTPYDLSKGRIVFRAR; encoded by the coding sequence ATGGCGAAAGAAGACGTAATCGAAATGCAAGGGACAGTCCTTGATACTTTACCAAATACAATGTTCCGAGTTGAGCTAGAAAATGGTCACGTAGTTGTGGCTCATATTTCAGGTAAAATGCGCAAAAACTATATCCGTATTTTAACCGGCGATAAAGTAACGGTAGAAATGACTCCTTACGATTTATCGAAAGGTCGTATCGTATTCCGTGCTCGCTAA